In the Helianthus annuus cultivar XRQ/B chromosome 11, HanXRQr2.0-SUNRISE, whole genome shotgun sequence genome, one interval contains:
- the LOC110889458 gene encoding pheophytinase, chloroplastic: MSSSYATVPPPHHRLRTENKFSPAIKVHPYRNRCGLSRRDFASKGIVAAGASVMPSTLVSQPAQGLERLPFKKDGYKFWTWRGHKIHYVEEGEGFPIVLIHGFGASAFHWRYNIPELAKKYKVYAVDLLGFGWSEKALIDYDALVWRDQVADFLKEIVKEPTILVGNSLGGFTALVAAEAMPQQVVGIALLNSAGQFGSPDDSTIETEESTLQKVILKPLKEIFQRVALGFLFWQAKQPARVESVLKSVYKNTSNVDDYLIQSITKPADDPNAGEVYYRLMTRFMSNQRKYTLDSVLSKLSCPLLLVWGDLDPWVGPAKANRIKEFYPNTTVVNLQAGHCPHDEVPELVNKALVDWLSTLPSTYSASQTV, from the exons ATGTCGTCTTCCTATGCTACGGTGCCCCCGCCGCATCATCGACTCCGAACCGAGAACAAGTTCAGTCCCGCCATCAAAGTTCATCCTTACA GAAATAGGTGTGGTTTGAGTAGGAGAGATTTTGCTTCCAAAGGAATTGTTGCTGCTGGAGCTTCTGTGATGCCCTCTACTTTGGTATCTCAACCTGCACaag GTTTAGAGAGATTACCTTTCAAGAAAGATGGATATAAGTTTTGGACATGGAGAGGTCACAAAATTCATTATGTTGAAGAAGGCGAAGGCTTTCCGATCGTTCTTATTCATGGTTTTGGTGCTTCAGCTTTCCACTGGAG GTACAATATACCTGAACTGGCTAAAAAGTACAAGGTGTATGCTGTGGACTTACTTGGGTTCGGTTGGAGTGAGAAGGCACTCATTGACTATGATGCATTGGTGTGGAGAGACCAAGTTGCCGATTTCTTGAAAGAGATTGTGAAAGAACCGACAATATTGGTCGGGAACAG TCTTGGTGGATTTACCGCTTTGGTGGCAGCAGAAGCAATGCCGCAGCAAGTTGTTGGCATTGCGTTACTAAACTCTGCAGGACAATTTGGAAGCCCGGACGATTCAACCATCGAAACTGAAGAATCCACTTTGCAGAAAGTTATCCTAAAGCCACTCAAGGAAATTTTCCAGCGGGTAGCTCTTGGATTCTTGTTTTGGCAAGCGAAGCAACCTGCTCGTGTAGAATCCGTATTGAAGAGT GTTTATAAAAATACTTCAAACGTTGACGATTATCTCATTCAATCAATCACCAAGCCAGCAGACGATCCAAACGCTGGCGAAGTCTATTACAG ATTAATGACACGGTTCATGTCAAATCAAAGAAAATACACACTCGACAGTGTACTAAGCAAACTGTCGTGCCCATTATTGTTAGTCTGGGGAGACTTAGACCCGTGGGTGGGCCCTGCAAAAGCGAACCGCATCAAAGAGTTCTACCCGAACACAACAGTTGTAAACCTGCAGGCGGGGCATTGCCCGCATGATGAAGTCCCCGAGTTGGTCAACAAGGCATTGGTGGATTGGTTATCAACTCTACCATCTACATACTCGGCTTCACAAACCGTATAA